GAATTGTTTGGGCATGTAAAGGGGGCCTTTACCGGGGCAATCGAATCGAGAGCAGGGTTCTTTCATACTGCCGACGGAGGTACGATCTTTCTCGATGAAATCAGCGAAATGAGTCTGTCCATGCAGGTAAAGCTTCTTCGCGTACTTCAGGATAAACAAATTTGCATGGTTGGTTCCGACCGAACACGGAAAGTTGATGTAAGGATTCTGGCTGCAACAAACAAAGATTTGCACGGTTTAGTGAAAAAGGGACTTTTTCGGGAAGATCTGTTTTACCGCCTCAATGTTATTACCATATCTATCCCGCCGTTGAGAGAAAGAGCCAATGATATAATATTGTTAGCACGTCATTTTGCAAACAGGTTTGCAGCCGAATTGGGCAGGTCGCCACGTCGTTTTTCTGATAAGGCCCTGCAAAGTCTTCGAAACTATAATTGGCCGGGAAATATAAGAGAATTAGAGAATGTGATCCAGCGCCTTGTTGTGATGACCGACGGTAATCTAATAGACGTTCCCGATTTACCTTCTCTTATGCGTTTCTCAGCCCTTCGTGAAACGGGATTCACCCGAACCCTCGCTGAAGTGGAAAGCGAGTACATTAAAAATGTCCTGGCAAGTGTGGACGGTAATAAAACCCGGGCCGCGGAAATCCTCGGCATCGACCGCAAACCCCTACGTGAAAAGCTCAAAAAGGCCGATCAGCCTTCGCCCTGAAATCTTGCCTCGCGCCGCCGGGGAAATTCTCTCCGGTGGTTCAAATCTCCCCGCCTGTGTGCTGCCTGTCACCGGGTACGACTGTGCAATGAACACCCCAATCGATTGAAAAAGATTATTTCCCCAAATTCGTCAATTCTCTTCAATTTAGGGATGATATCCTCTCGTTGATCTCCTTTCAAGCTAAGCGTCAGCGGCGGTACGTTTCTGTTGTTCAACAGGTGGTATGATTTTTGCTCAACCGTCAGATGTTCACGAAACGCAGAGTAAAGGAGCCGACAATGTCAGAAAACTTAAGACGCCTTGGACTTTGTATGACCTGCAATAATGCCCCGGACTGTATGTTTAAGCTGCCTAACAAACCGGTCTTGTATTGCGAAGAGTTTGAAATTGACAGCGGCCCTTCGGTAGAGACCGCCGAACAAACCACGCCAGTAACTTATTCATTCGATGCTGAAAAAGAGTCATTAAAGTCTATGGGACTTTGCTGCAACTGCGAAAACCTAAAAACCTGTGGTTTTCCAAAACCTGAAGGCGGTGTTTGGCATTGCGAGGAGTACCGATAAAATGAAACAAGACACTGCTATCTTGAACAGAGACAATATCTATGCGGAAGGAGAGATAGATTCGAAAGATATTTTAAGAATCCTGGAAAAGTACGACCAGAACAGAGGCGGCCTTGTCGCTATCCTTGAAGAGATCCAGAGCAAATACGGTTATCTTCCTGAAACGGCGCTTAGAATAGTGAGCGAAAGGACCAGCCGTTCCCTGGTTGATATATATGGTGTCGCAACATTTTACAGGTTTTTTAGCTTGAAGCCTAAAGGTAAGCATCTTAGCTGTGTGTGTCTCGGCACTGCCTGCCACGTTCGGGGGGCACAAGGGGTTGTAGAGGAATTTGAGCAGCAACTCGGTATTAAAGCAGGCCAGACAACCGAAGATCAGGAATTTACACTGGAAACGGTAAATTGTTTAGGTGCCTGTGCTCTCGGCCCGGTGGTTGTTATTGATGGCCATTACTTTTCAAAAGTAGAAAGATCGAAAGTAAAACAACTGTTAGATCAAGGACGAAAAGGACTTGACAAGCTTGACATAGAAAAAGACGAGCGGATATTCCCTATCGACGTAAGATGTCCTCATTGCAACCAGAGTTTCAAGGATGAGACTTTTATCATCGACGGCTATCCCTCACTCAAGATAAACGCTGCCATGGATCACAAGCAGGGCTGGATAAGAATGTCGAGTCTGTATGGTAGTTATAATGTTTGCACTGAGCATGAAATTCCCGAAGATATGGTTGTTAGTTTTATTTGTCCGCATTGTGATTCGGAAATTCCAAGCACGTCGACTTGTTCGGAATGCGAGGCGCCGATGATGCCAATGCCCGTTGAGGGTGGCGGTAGAATTAAAATTTGTGCACGACAGGGATGTAAAAACCGTATGTTGGATTTGGTTTAGATTATGAAACGAATGGGCGAGAATGGTTATGTGAAGCAATCGTTTGTGCAAGACACTGAAACGCTACGACTGTCTTCTGTAAGTGAGCTGAAAGAATTACGCAGTATACTTTTTGAAACCTTGGATGAAAACAAACCGCGCTTGGTGATTTGTGGTGGAACAGCTTGTCACGCAAGCGGCTCAAGCGGCATTATTCGAGTCGTAAAGAAATACATCATTGAAAAACGCCTGGTGGACAAAGTGGCGCTGAGGATTACCGGATGCCATGGATTCTGTGAGATGGGACCTTTTATTCTCACTGAGCCGCAACAGGCATTCTACGTACAAGTGGGACTCAGTGATGTTCCAAGGATTGTCGAGGCGTTGCTCTCGGACAAATACGTCGAAGACCTTCTCTGTCGGGATTCTAATACGGGCGAAAAATATTACAATCGTGACGATATTCCTTTCTTCAAGTATCAGCAACGTAGCATTTTAGGTCTGAACGAAAAGATAGACCCAATTAGGATATACGATTACATCGTTCAGGGAGGGTACAGTGTTCTGGAGGATGTATTTTCGAAGCAAAATGCCGACTGGATAGTTCAGCAGGTTAAACGTTCTGGATTGCGCGGACGCGGTGGTGCTGGATTTCCTGCAGGGCTGAAATGGGAGATGCTGGCAAAACAATCCAGCGACGAAGGCAAATTTCTCGTCTGCAATGCTGATGAAGGTGACCCTGGCGCCTATATGGACCGTAGCGTGCTTGAGGGCAATCCACACAGTATTATCGAAGGAATGGTCATTGGCGCTTATGGTACTCGGGCAACCGAAGGCATAGTGTATGTTCGAAATGAATATCCTCTTGCCGTTAAGCATTTGAAGATAGCTTTAAAACAGGCACAGGAACTGGGCCTTCTGGGTGACAATATACTTGGAACCGGTTTTTCATTTGACATCAAAATTGTCATAGGTGCCGGTGCATTTGTATGCGGTGAAGAAACGGCGCTGATACGGTCTATCGAAGGGAAATTAGGTGAACCGCGTCAACGGCCGCCGTTCCCTGTTCAAAAAGGTATTGACGGTAAACCAACCGTAATTAACAACGTTGAAACCTGGGCAAATATCCCCTTAATTTTCAAATCAGGTGCGGATAAATTCGCAACGGTCGGGACTGAGAATAATACGGGCACAAAAATATTCAGCCTGGTCGGCAAAATCAAAAATACCGGTCTTGTCGAAGTACCCATGGGTATAACCGTCAAGGAAATAGTCTATGACATCGGTGGTGGGGCCGCAGGCAAGGCGGAACTTAAAGCGGTTCAGACAGGCGGCCCGTCCGGTGGTTGTATCCCCGCAAATATGTTCGACGTTTCTGTTGACTACGAAAGTTTGGCAGAGGTGGGATCAATTATGGGCTCCGGCGGTATGATTGTAATGGACGAAAATACCTGCATGGTTGATATCGCCAAATATTTTATGAATTTTCTCAAAGACGAGTCCTGTGGCAAATGTTTTACCTGCCGTAAAGGCACGCAGAGGATGTATGAGATTCTCGACGATATCTCAAACGGCAATGGATCACTTGAGCACATGGATCTTCTCAAAGAATTAGCAGAAGTGGTTAAGGATACGACGATGTGCGGTCTGGGACAAACCGCGTCGAATCCTGTTCTCTCTACTCTACGATATTTTACGGATGAATACATCGAACATATCGAAAAGAAGCATTGCCCTGCCGGAGTATGTAAGGCACTCATTACTTTCTCGATTAATGAAAACTGTGTGGGATGCCAGGTTTGTATCAAAGCCTGTCCAGAGGGGGCGATTACGGGAGAAAAGAAACAACGGCATGTTATCGATACCACCAAGTGCGTTAAATGCGGGGCATGCAGAAGTGTATGCAAAGTTGAAGCTGTGGATGTTGTATAGCTTTTTGAAAGGATAATGATGATCAATCTTACTATAAACGGGCTGAATGTTGCAGTTGCGAAAGGCACTACCCTGCTCGAAGCGGCTAAGTTTTTGGGATTTCCGATTCCTACACTGTGTCACATGGAAGGTCTGTCGCCTTATGGTGCCTGCCGGTTGTGTATGGTGGAGATTGGAGAGGGGCCGAGAGCAAAATTGGTCTCCTCATGCACGTACCCGGCCGAGGAAGGGCTTAAAGTGCGAACAACGTCATCAAGGGTCCTTCGGGCACGCAAAATGATTCTGGAACTGCTGCTCGCTTCCTGTCCTCAATCCAAAACAATCCAGGACCTTGCTTCGGCACACGGTATTCGCCGGCAGCGTTTCAAGCAGGAGCACGAGGATTGCATCCTCTGCGGGCTTTGCGTCCGTACGTGCGAAGAGCAGATGATGGCAAAGGCCATCGGTTTTAGAAGCCGTGGCGAGAATAGAAGTATAGGCACACCGTTTGATGCTAAATCGGATGTTTGCCGGCTATGTGGCGCTTGTATGTATGTATGTCCGGCCTGTCAGCTTCGATGTACTTACAACGAACCGGAAAAAGCAATTTGTGGAGGCTGCGCGAATCTGACCCCGCCATGCATCGAGAAAGAACAGTTTGACGATATGATGTGCTACATGGATCCCTGTGTGGCTTGTGAGATAAAGAAAGATTAACAAAAATAAAAAGGAGCAAAATAAAATGGCACCTACGTTTTCGAAGGTAAACGCTTCGGCGGCGACTTTGACTAAAAACAGGACGGAAGGCTCGGTTGTTCCGGCTTCAGGTATGTGTGTTACCTGCGTTGATGGCTGCATAGGTATGTGCGAAATAGGCAAGAGTGCTTATCGGGGGCATGAAGTGATTTACCCGCAGCCGTTCGGAGTAATAACAACCGCCGCTGAGAAAACCTACCCGGTGGACTATTCGCACTTCAATATAATGGGAACCGTTGTTGGCGCCCAGGGGATAGAGGCTGACAGCGATAAGGCTATCTTCCCCGCCGTTAACCTGGAAGTTGCCTTTGGTCATGATAACGGTATAAAGTTCCGTTATCCATGGATCATTCCCGGTATCGGTTCTACGAATATTGCCAAGAACAACTGGGAAGGTCTGGCTATCGGCTCCGCTTTGGCAGGAACCGGCCTGACTATTGGCGAGAATGTTGTTGGTATGGACCCCGAGTCTGTTTTTAAAGATGGTCGGGTGGTTGATACTGTCGACCTTAAACGTCGCGTTAAGCTCTATACAGATTACCAGCGGGACGGCTACGGTGCAATCATTGTGCAGGCGAACGTTGAGGATACCCGGCTTAGCGTACAGGAATATGCAATCGAAAAACTTGGTGCCGAATGTGTGGAACTCAAATGGGGTCAGGGAGCCAAGGATATCGGCGGAGAAGTCAAAATCGGGGATATCAAAAAGGCACAACTGCTCCAGGAGCGCGGCTATATAGTGCTGCCGAATCCGACAGACCCGGTTGTGATTAAAGCTTTTGAGAGGGGGGCTTTCAAGGAGTTTGAGCGGCATTCACGGGTAGGCATGGTGACTGAGGAATCATTTGCCAAACGGGTTGAAGAATTACGCAGTGCCGGGGCTAAATACATCTTCCTCAAAACCGGTGCCTATCGCCCGGCAGATCTGGCGAGGGCGGTTCTTTTTGCTACCAGATATAAACTCGACCTTTTAACAGTCGATGGTGCGGGCGGCGGGACCGGCATGAGTCCCTGGCGTATGATGAATGAGTGGGGTATGCCTCCTGTTGAATTACACTCGCTTCTGTATCAATACGCCAAACGTCTTGCCGATAAGGGTGAACAAGTGCCTGCTCTGGCTCTGGCCGGCGGTTTTACCTTTGAAGACCAGATCTTCAAAGGACTTGCCCTTGGCGCTCCATTCGTGAAGCTCATAGGAATGGCCAGAGCCCCGATAGCCGCGGCGATGGTTGGTAAAACAATCGGACGTACAATTGATGAACACCAGATTCCGGTGTACATCGAGCGTTTTGGCAGTTCGAGAGACGATATATTTGTGACGGCAAGTCATCTGCGCACGGAATTAGGAGACGATGAATTCGAAAAACTTCCGGCTGGTGCTCTGGGGCTTTACACCTACTACGAGCGTCTTGCCCAGGGCTTGTCCCAGTTTCTGGCCGGCAGCCGAAAATTCGCTCTCAAATATATATCACGAGATGATATAGCAGCCCTGACACATAAGGCGGCAGACATCAGCGGGATTCAACACTTGATGGATGTGGATCGAGAAGAGGCTGAAAGAATTCTCGACAGTTGAAGTCGAGCAGATTTGTGCTTTAAAGAATAAAAGTTATCCAAATTTCTGTGAATGACATTATTTAAATGTAATTTAAGCTAACCTCCAGTATTTCGGGTCAATTGCAACAAAGGAAACCCTTGCATGTTTTGCTGCCGTTGGATCTCCCTTCCCGTCACCGATAAAGAGGCACTCATCAGGGTTGTAGCGAAATTCCTTAACAGTCGGAGATTCCCCGCAACTTGTTGCGGGGAGCTTCAATGTTATTTTCGGGGTTGAAGAAAAACCTCTTGGAGGGAAACTCCTGTTAAAAAATCTGTGTACTTACTTTGTGTCTTCAGCATTTTCGAGGGAATATCAGGAGATAATTTATAATCACAGCCGGCTGGAAGAAAGACAGTTTCACCTTTTTTCACATTAACTTCATCATAGCTACACCCGATGGTTAACCTGCCGTCGAGTATGGAAAAAATGGAGAAGTTATCAGGCACATTTTGGACAGCTTCCTCGTTGATTTCCAGTAATTCAACAGCGAAATAAGGGCAATTAACCAGTACGGTTTTTTTGTTTTCGCCTTCATAAGTGGCAATTTCTTCGATCTTTTTGGTGTCAGTAGAAGAAAAGTTAATGACATCCAGTGCCTTTTCAATATGCAGCTCCCTTGGATTTCCCTTGTTGTCAACCCGGTCCCAGTCGTATAATCGGTATGTGATATCGGAGTTCTGCTGGATTTCCGCCAGGACAATCCCGCGACCTATGGCGTGAACCGTTCCGGAAGGAATAAAAAAGGTATCTCCTCCCTTTACTGGAACCTTATTAAGGCAGCCTTCCAGAGACTTCTTTTCAAGAGCTTTGCTAATTTTTCCCCGTGTAACCCCTTCTTTCAAGCCCAGTATTATGCTTGCTCCAGGTTCTGCATGAAGGATATGCCACATCTCGTTCTTACCTGAATCTTCAGTATCTTCGTGGAGTGAAACGTATTTGTCATCCGGGTGGACCTGTACCGAAAGGGTATCCTGTGCATCGATAAATTTTATCAAGAGCGGAAACCTGCCATCTTCAACAGGTGATATTCCGTAAAGCTCGCAAGCCTCAAGCAGAGTCTTTCCCGCGAGGGGGCCGTTGGCAATGATGCTTTTTTCCTCAGGGCGGATGGTAAGCTCCCAGGATTCCCCGATAGGGACATCAGGCGGAAGATTTTTGCCGAGGAGCGTTTCCAGTCGTCTTCCTCCCCACGGCTTTTCCTTGAAAATAGGCTTGAGTATGAGAGGGTAGGGTGCAATGTTTTGTGTGTTTTCCATTATTCCATATAATGCAGATTTAGGTTCCGCCGGTGAAGATCATTGATGCATATGTTACTGCACTGCTTGTTGCCGTTTCGTTGTAGGTTTCGTGAGAAAGGAGTTCCCCTTTGCTTCCCTTGAGCAACCTGGAGAAAATAAGGATGGATGGAAGACCGCATACGTTGAATTGGTCCTGTGTTTCAACTGCGTTTTTATATATCTTTTCCGGTTCACCTTTTAAAATAGACGAGATAATTTTCTGGTCATTTGATTTAGCCCGCGACAGAATGGCATCTGCCGGCATCTGATTGCCGAATTTCGGTCCCACATGTGAGAAATCCACGCCCGAAATAAGCAGGACGTTCCCATTTCTGTCCTTAATCATCTCTTCGAGTGTCTCTACCATCCCCATAAACCGGGCATCATCAAAGATGTTCCTTTTCTGGAAGGTGAATTCGTGGATTCCTCCACAAAGGATCGGCACAATTGATATCGGTTCTTCCAAATAGTAGTGGAGAAAAATTGTTTGAAACTCAATGGAATGTTCCATTTTGTGACAGAAATCATCAGAAGACAGAGTTCCTACGGGTATTTTCTTTTTGAGCTCTGAAATAAAATCCTTGTCCGATTCTAATTTTCCAAAAGGGGTGATATAATTTTTTTCGGATATTGAATAAAGTCCATCCTGTGGTTGGTGATTTATTCCAAAAATGATGACGAGACTGTAATTTTTCCCCTTCAGCCAGCGATAGAGATTGATATAGGTTGTCTTTGCGGCAATTATGTCTATGTGAGGGGCCAGTATGCCCGTAATATTCTTTTCGGTACCGCCGGAATCATTCTGTGGGAGACTCCTTTCAACTTCTTCAATAAATCGGCCGAGCCTGTCAGGATCGGATTCGTAGGATCTTCCTGCGAGTATGGGATGGCGGTCTGGTTGAGAATTAAACTCCTCACGTAGATTCCCCATCTTTTTTCTAAACAACTCACTGTTTAAAAGAAAAGCCTTATCCAAACTCTCAATGAAAGATTCGACCTCGGACAGATATACAATCTGGCCTTGCTGATGAATTGTCATTACCCTTTGAATGTCCCTCAGGTCATGTTTTCCATCGAGCAGCCTTAGTAAGGGGAATAATTTCATGTCTACAGCAATGCTGTTTTTGGTCAGACGAAGAGGGTCCATGAACGTAACTACCTGTCGTCCCCCAACCATGGCGGAAACAGGCTGAATATCCGCTCTGAATAAAGGTTTTTCCATTTTACGCTTTATCTGCTCCTACAGGTATTCTTTCATATTCTTTTCTTCGAGCATCTCTACCAGCTTTTTCACATCTTGAGAAGCATCCTTTTTGCATACCAGAAGAGAATCTGCTGTTTCCACGACAACCAGACCTTCTACCCCTACCAGGGCTACCAGTTTATCAGGGCTGTAGATGAGCGAGTTTGAAGAATCAACACCAATAAAACGCCCCCTGACGGCATTACCATTTTCATCTTTGTCCCACATCTCCCACAGGGTACTCCAGCTTCCTATATCACTCCAGCCGAAATCTCCTCTGACAAGAAGTGTTTTGCCGGACCTCTCCATAATTCCATTGTCTATGGAAATCGGCGTTATTTCCTTATATGCTTTGCTAATAATATTTTTTTCACTATCAGTACCGAGAGCATCTTCTATTTCTTTAAGCCCCTTGTAAAGATCTGGAAGCAGTTTTTCTATCTTATTCAGTATGGTTGAAACTTTCCATACAAACATTCCGCTGTTCCAGAGAAAGCCTCCATTCTCCAAAAAGGTTTTTGCCTGTTCGATGTCAGGTTTTTCCCGGAAGGATTTTACCTGAAATATTTCTTCACCCCTTATTGCGGCTACCGCTTCTCCTTGTTCCATATAGCCGTAGCCGGTTTCGGGGCCGGTGGGTTTTATCCCTATGGTCAGAAGGTGATTTCCCCTTTGTGCCATCTCACCGGCTATAGCAATGGTACGCCGAAATACCTCTTCATCGGAAATATAATGATCCGATGGGAGTACAAACATGACACCTTCCGGATTTTTCTTTTTGATGTGCATTGCTGCCAGGCCGATACACGGGGCGGTATTCCTGCCGACCGGTTCAATGATTATATTCTCTTCCGGCAGGTTGGGAAGCTGTTGTTTAATCACATCGGAGTGATTGGCACCTGTCACAATTAGAATATTCTTTACCGGGATTAGTGGGCCTATCCTGTCAACAGTTTCCTGTATGATTGTTTTTTTGCCGAAGATGTCCTGGAGGTGTTTTGGCATCTTCTCCCTGCTTTTGGGCCAGAACCTGGTGCCCCTGCCGCCTGCCATAATTACTGCATACATATTTAGCTCCTGTTGACTTCAAATAGGAAATCAGTTTCCCCAACAAGTTTGTCCAAGTTTTCTAACGTACACTCAACAGTTTTTAAATTATGCCTTTCAAATATAGCCGTGTATTTTAATCCACCACCCGTTATAATGCAAACGATTGAACAGTTTTCATCTAAAATGTTTTTATTCCTCAATTTTTTCACTGCCGCTAATGGAACTGCAGCAGCGGGTTGTACGAAAACCCCTTCCTTAGCAAGCCGTTTTTGTGCTTGAAGGATCTCGTCATCTGTAACCACAACGGAAAACCCGCCATTTTCCTTTATTTTTCTTAAAGCTTCGTTTCCACTTGGAGGAAAGGGATTTTCAATAGCATGGGCGATCGTGTCGGGGCTTTGAAACCGGGATATCGTTTCTCTGTTTTCGGCATAAGCTTTATAAATCGGTGAACAGCCGCTTGCCTGCGCACAGATAATTCTGGGTACTTTGCCGGTTAATCCGCAAAGTTGAAATTCCTCGAATCCTTTAATAATACCCCGCATATTCCCGCCCGAACTTGTCGGTACGACGACAAAATCGGGGATTTCAAAATTCATTTGTTCACAAATTTCAAATGCGATCGTTTTTGAACCTTCCACCCGAAAAGGCACATCCGAATTGATAAAGTAAATGCCGTATTTTCTTCCAATTTCAAGACTGTCAAAATAAAGCTGTCCGTAATCACCATCTACTTTTATTAAAACGGGATCGTACATTGCAATAGGATTCAGTTTCTCAGGAGGAAGAGTTGCACTTACCAGAACAAACGTTTTCAGACCTGCTCTCGCACCGTAGGCGGCCACCGAAACAGCCATGTTACCGCTCGATACGGTTCCTATTTTCTCGTATCCAAGACTCAGGGCATGCTGAATGCCGGAAACGGTACCTCTGTCCTTAAAAGACCATGTGGGGTTCTGGCTCTCATTTTTCAGCAGGATGGTTTTTACCTGCAATTCGGATGCAAGCTTCGAAGATTCCACCAGTGGCGTAAATCCTTCTTGAAGAGATGTTAACTTGTCTGTTTTTGAAAAAGGGAAAAAATCAGCGTACCTTTCCATGATCGTTTGATGAAGAGTATTCCCTTCAGTGATCGTTCCCCCGGTTACCTTTTCTATTTCCAGAGGTTCACCGCACATAGTGCAACGGGGATAAACCTGGTCAATCTGAAAGGTTTTTTTACACTTTGTACAGATGAGATTTGTGTCTTTCATCATAATTCCCTCTACCTTGGTGGGAGAAGATTAGAGAGAGGGAATTTTGAAATGTTTTTCACCCCCTCCTTGCCTCCCCCCCGTCACGGGGGAGAAGAATATGTGAGATGACCCGCCTTGTGGACGGGGTAATTCACTTATGGTAAGTCCGAAAGCTTCGCAATATCTCCATATCGTCATGCCCCGTGGAGTCCCTGCAGGGGGTGCGATGGAGGCGCAGTTCTACTGGGGGGCCGAGGCCCCGGGTGTAGCGAAGGGAGCATGCGCAGCAACCTCACAAAATGTTGATAATTGAAGCTCCCCGCAACAAGTTGCGGGGAATCTCCGACTTCCAAGTAACTTAAATTCGCAAATGTGTTGCAAGTAGTTAACATTTCTTAATATTTGCCAGAAATAATGCATTTGCTAAAAACATAAGTTACTTCCAATTATAATGCCGCAAAGTGGCATAGTGAGCTGTTAAGGAAAAAATTTATTTTTTATTCGCTCGCTAACCCCGCCGCAAGCAGCGGGGAATGTGCTCGCTGTTCAGTTCAAGAGATTGTCGCATCTATTTCCTCACTCCGCTCGGGACGCCTCGCAATGACCGAAAACACGATTTTGCAAAGGTCTTACCTTGCATTCTTCCGGAAACTACCGAAGATGTTTACCGCTGTACTCTAAGGCCTCTTTAATGTCCTGTTTGACCTGTGGGTCATTCAAGAGATTTTTTATCTCTTTCTTGCCAGTTTTAGCCACGAATTCAATACCTTCCTTTACATTCTTCTTGACAGCGATGACAGAGCGATGATCAAATGCCAGCTTGGCCACTTCGTGAATGCCTGTCTTTATTGAGTAGTCTATACTTTCTTTGACCTGCTGCTTAATGCCCGCTGATGCGATAAAGAAAATTACTAAAAAAACAAGTCCCCACGGAATTGCCATAACAAAGTGCCTCAAAAACATGTTTGCTAATCCATTTTCTTTCATTGCTTTACCCTCCTTTCCAAACAATTGGTTTACACTTGGACCTTCAAATCAATTCTATCCAAAAATCAGAAAATCGGGTTAAAAATAGGGTTTCGCATCCTTGAACATCAATTCTGTAATACCTCATCCAAGCCTGAAATATTCTCCCGATTTTATCTGATAAGGATTTACTTTTCTTATGGGAAAGTATAAGAAAATAATTTTTGTATGTCAATGAGAATTGGCTGCAGGATGTTGCATTACTCAGGACGGGAAGAAAAGTGAATAGAGAGGCTTATCTTACGGAAACATCTTTTCAATTGACAAACAGGCACCTTTGCAATACTTATTGTATCCTACCAAAATAGGCCTTGATGTTCTGCCTGAATGGCCCGGGAAAATGGCGGGCAAGACGTCGGACTCAGTACAAACAGGAACCAATATCGTAGATGGCTATTGCAAAAAATAACAATATCATCTGCGTCAGAAAGGAAAATCAGAATGATTATCAAACCAGAGTTTCTTGCAACCGGAATCGGCAGTATGCCTTTTGAGGATCCTGAACACGCCGTTGATGTTTCGCTTTCCAGATTGAGCGGGGCTCCGATATGGCCGCAGTTGCCGTGGCTCGGGCTTAATGAACAGATGGAGCTTCAATAAGGAATAAGGAGACATCTTATATGTTTTTTTCATAGTAAATATGTATGATGTTACACGATTTTGTTTTCATTTCCTGGCTGTAAGTTTATCCCACGTTTAAGATATAAAAATAATATGTCGATCATTTCGAGGGACCAAAAACTATCTTTCAGTATCATCGTATTAGGGATACTGGTGCTCATTCTGGAGAATGCCCATGTAGAAGGATATTTGGCCAATTTTATATCTCATGCAATCGATTTATCTATATCTATACTTTTCGCGTCTGAAACTTTCATATACTTTTTCAAGTCCAAAACCAAAATCACTTTCCTTAAAAAGAATATTCTTGAAGTTTCGTTTCTTACAGCATTTATAGCAATAATTGTCCTCGGCAAATATTACCACTTTTTCATCGAAGAGTTTGATGGTCATAATATGCCTGTTAAGCTGATAGTCCTTATCACTGCTTTTAATGCCTTTAAAGTAGTAATGAGAATAAGAAAACTGCACTATTTTCTCGTAAATCTCACACGCCATCCGGCACAGACAATAATGCTTAGTTTCTTTAGTGTTATTATTGTTGGAACGATACTCCTGATGATGCCTTTTTCGGTAACGGATGGAAAAACCTTGGGTTTCATCAATTCACTTTTTACTGCGGCAAGTGCAACCTGTGTTACCGGCCTTACTGTCGTGGATACAGCTACCAGATTTTCTATTTTCGGCAAGATGGTAATAATGTTTCTTATTCAGACAGGGGGGCTGGGGATAATGATCTTCGCCTATTTCACTGCTTTTCTTGTGGGAAGAAGTCTCACTTATCAGGACAAAATAGCAATTTCATATATGCTTGATGAAGATGATGTAAGGAACCTGAACAAGGGGATCAAGAACATTGTTTTATTCACTTTCATTTTTGAATTTGCAGGAGCAATGCTACTCTATCTTGCTTTCATGAAATTTGAAGGTTTCGGGATCAAGAATATCTTCTATGCAATGTTCCATTCAGTATCCGCTTTTTGTAACGCGGGGTTCGCTCTTTTTACGGATAATCTTGAACAGTTTAAATCATCATTTCTCATGAATTTTGTAA
This Syntrophales bacterium DNA region includes the following protein-coding sequences:
- a CDS encoding TrkH family potassium uptake protein — its product is MSIISRDQKLSFSIIVLGILVLILENAHVEGYLANFISHAIDLSISILFASETFIYFFKSKTKITFLKKNILEVSFLTAFIAIIVLGKYYHFFIEEFDGHNMPVKLIVLITAFNAFKVVMRIRKLHYFLVNLTRHPAQTIMLSFFSVIIVGTILLMMPFSVTDGKTLGFINSLFTAASATCVTGLTVVDTATRFSIFGKMVIMFLIQTGGLGIMIFAYFTAFLVGRSLTYQDKIAISYMLDEDDVRNLNKGIKNIVLFTFIFEFAGAMLLYLAFMKFEGFGIKNIFYAMFHSVSAFCNAGFALFTDNLEQFKSSFLMNFVISGLIIAGGISFVVVGNTYGNLRTLFKRKILKRPQRVEKLTLNTKVVLFTTALLLISGTLLIYKFEHKDNLLKLGLATQYLMAFFQTVTLRTAGFNTMDISKLHMATYSLMILFMYIGGASGSCAGGIKVNTLGVVWAYVKSIFNNKDDVILLKHTISKDIINQAFLIMFLSATLIFGGSLLLALTENQKFLRILFEVTSAFGTVGLSTGITPDLSAPGKIVITLIMFIGRLGPLTIITALSQKTRKYEIKYPIGKLNIG